In Marinobacter salsuginis, one DNA window encodes the following:
- the dacB gene encoding D-alanyl-D-alanine carboxypeptidase/D-alanyl-D-alanine endopeptidase, with the protein MLAPLVALSVIAAAPLAFAESDATGFSGNRLWTNELKDYAAQSLQNEDAMSMAAIPLNGPGINQYINADALMSPGSIMKLVTTFAALEVLGPNHHWDTDFLTDGVMAGDTLEGNLYVRFGGDPKLTIERLWTTLSELRSMGINKIEGDLVLDGSYFEVDGGFPAFEDNGDNPHAPFLVEPSAYLTNLNLMHFQVRADERGTQAWSTPSLGEVVIDNRVVATAEGPCPSRRNFEWEPIIHEDHRVTVRVTGELPQGCRSTTYLSLLPHEQYSASLIRSLLADLGVVISGGDLDGVTPEDARLVMKTTSPDLVTMVRDINKWSSNVMARQLLLTIGAENRLEDENDDRVAGIRVIYEWLEDKGINTAGMVIDNGAGLTRHGRITARQGAQILEHAWNSAYSADLMASMPIIAMDGTMARRLRNTGMDGEGRIKTGYLENVRSIAGFTRDSNNTTWAVVGMVNNDPAWNGQAVLDRILYSLHFRPPTGTAISHADSGTSETSIQ; encoded by the coding sequence ATGCTGGCACCCCTTGTGGCTCTCTCTGTGATCGCGGCTGCTCCTCTTGCCTTTGCCGAGAGCGACGCCACCGGTTTCTCCGGGAATCGCCTCTGGACCAATGAGCTGAAAGATTACGCGGCTCAGTCCCTGCAGAATGAAGATGCCATGAGTATGGCGGCCATTCCGCTGAATGGCCCCGGCATCAACCAGTACATCAATGCTGATGCCCTGATGAGCCCCGGCTCCATCATGAAGCTGGTAACCACCTTTGCAGCACTGGAGGTACTCGGCCCCAATCACCACTGGGATACCGATTTCCTGACCGATGGAGTGATGGCGGGCGACACTCTTGAAGGTAATCTCTACGTCCGCTTTGGCGGCGACCCCAAGCTCACCATCGAACGACTCTGGACAACGCTGAGCGAGCTGCGCAGCATGGGGATTAACAAAATCGAGGGCGACCTGGTTCTTGATGGCAGTTACTTTGAAGTCGATGGTGGTTTTCCTGCGTTTGAAGACAACGGCGACAACCCCCACGCGCCATTTCTGGTAGAACCTTCTGCCTACCTGACGAACCTGAACCTGATGCACTTCCAGGTGCGAGCCGATGAGCGCGGCACCCAGGCATGGAGCACACCGTCTCTGGGCGAAGTCGTCATCGATAACCGAGTAGTGGCCACTGCCGAGGGCCCCTGCCCGTCCCGAAGAAACTTCGAATGGGAACCCATTATTCATGAAGACCATCGGGTGACTGTTCGGGTTACCGGTGAGCTGCCCCAGGGCTGCCGGAGCACCACCTACCTGTCGCTGCTGCCCCATGAGCAGTACAGCGCCTCGTTGATCCGTTCTTTGCTGGCCGACCTGGGAGTAGTTATTTCAGGCGGAGACCTCGATGGCGTCACTCCAGAAGACGCACGGCTGGTCATGAAAACCACCTCGCCGGATCTGGTCACTATGGTGAGGGATATCAACAAGTGGAGCAGCAACGTGATGGCGCGCCAGCTGCTGCTTACCATTGGCGCCGAGAACCGCCTGGAAGATGAGAACGACGACCGGGTTGCCGGCATTCGGGTGATCTATGAATGGCTCGAAGACAAAGGCATCAACACCGCAGGTATGGTCATCGACAACGGTGCCGGCCTCACCCGGCACGGTCGCATTACCGCCCGCCAAGGCGCACAGATTCTCGAGCATGCCTGGAACAGCGCATACTCGGCTGACCTCATGGCTTCAATGCCAATCATCGCGATGGATGGAACCATGGCACGCCGCCTGCGCAATACCGGCATGGACGGCGAAGGTCGCATCAAGACCGGCTATCTGGAAAACGTGAGATCGATCGCCGGGTTCACCCGGGATTCAAACAACACCACCTGGGCAGTGGTGGGAATGGTCAACAACGATCCCGCCTGGAATGGCCAGGCCGTGCTCGACCGAATTCTGTATTCGCTGCATTTCCGGCCGCCAACAGGGACGGCTATTTCGCATGCCGATTCCGGCACTTCTGAGACCAGCATTCAATAA
- a CDS encoding DUF4397 domain-containing protein, with protein sequence MKTKYALPMVLAGSVALSGCWLDDDDDPATTSVRILHASSDAPAVNVLVNGDVVVPGADYKQAAVLAPSAGLADIAVDGLLPGGETVTVISADGVSLRSDTSYDVIAVGKVGDETIEPLILTDDGAREDADSARLRVVHLSPEAQTAAAGPVDVYVTASGDPLPAEATFSFSFKESVGPLELPASNDYQIRVTPAGSDTVVFDSGQIGLPAGSDLLVGAVDNTGANGDASPISLVVLNGSNVAEIFDAGQDAGVRVVHASSNAPNVDVFVGETGPAALSDIPFGGVSPFAFLDGYAALPAGDTRVRVAAAGTGLSGGQVVIDETLPLVNGQGYSVLAVGQLENIEALVAEDTARSIATQASLRIVHASTAAGNVDVYLVPGTQDGIGNADPALADVPFKGVTDYLPIADGTYNVYIAPTGTGTPAITAEGVELNAGGVYTVVARDADPDNADPALQALGLILFDDFVGEPQ encoded by the coding sequence ATGAAGACAAAATACGCTTTACCGATGGTTTTGGCGGGCAGTGTCGCGCTGTCCGGGTGTTGGCTGGATGACGACGATGATCCGGCAACCACCAGTGTCCGAATCCTGCATGCGTCTTCGGATGCACCTGCGGTTAATGTTCTTGTGAATGGTGATGTCGTCGTTCCGGGAGCGGATTACAAGCAGGCCGCGGTTCTGGCGCCGAGTGCCGGTCTCGCTGATATCGCTGTCGATGGATTGCTGCCGGGCGGCGAAACGGTGACAGTGATTTCTGCCGATGGGGTTTCGCTGCGTTCCGATACCAGCTATGACGTGATTGCAGTCGGAAAAGTAGGTGACGAGACCATTGAGCCGCTGATTCTGACCGATGATGGCGCCCGTGAAGATGCCGATAGTGCGCGTTTGAGAGTTGTCCATCTGTCGCCTGAGGCCCAGACCGCCGCCGCTGGTCCTGTCGATGTTTATGTCACGGCTTCAGGCGACCCGCTTCCCGCCGAAGCTACCTTCAGCTTCTCCTTCAAGGAGAGTGTAGGCCCGTTGGAGCTTCCTGCCTCAAACGACTATCAGATTCGGGTTACCCCTGCAGGCTCCGATACTGTTGTCTTTGATAGTGGCCAAATCGGCTTGCCAGCAGGTTCTGATCTTCTGGTCGGCGCCGTTGACAATACTGGCGCCAATGGAGATGCAAGCCCTATCAGCTTGGTCGTGCTGAACGGCAGTAATGTTGCCGAAATTTTCGATGCAGGCCAGGACGCTGGCGTGCGCGTTGTGCATGCCTCTTCCAACGCACCCAACGTTGATGTTTTTGTTGGCGAAACAGGTCCGGCGGCCCTCTCTGACATTCCGTTCGGCGGTGTTTCTCCGTTCGCCTTCCTCGATGGTTATGCTGCTTTGCCGGCGGGCGATACCCGAGTTCGGGTTGCTGCCGCTGGAACCGGTCTCAGCGGTGGCCAGGTTGTCATTGACGAAACACTGCCACTCGTCAACGGCCAGGGCTACAGCGTTCTTGCGGTCGGACAGTTGGAAAACATCGAAGCGCTCGTCGCAGAGGATACTGCTCGCAGCATCGCGACCCAGGCCTCTTTGAGAATTGTTCACGCGTCTACTGCTGCCGGCAATGTCGACGTCTATCTGGTGCCGGGCACTCAGGACGGTATCGGTAACGCTGATCCGGCTCTGGCAGACGTGCCCTTCAAAGGGGTAACAGATTACCTGCCGATCGCGGATGGCACCTATAACGTCTACATCGCGCCAACCGGCACAGGCACACCGGCGATCACCGCAGAAGGTGTTGAGCTGAATGCAGGTGGCGTCTACACGGTGGTTGCGCGGGATGCGGATCCTGATAATGCAGATCCGGCGCTGCAAGCGTTGGGGCTTATTCTGTTCGATGACTTCGTAGGAGAGCCCCAGTAA
- a CDS encoding DUF2798 domain-containing protein, with the protein MSKMRLSRLRQMIFGFYMSGIMSLLMSGVITFINTGIDGEFHYRWGPAFLVAWAVAFPLVTFIAPLAGKMTEFTMRRFD; encoded by the coding sequence ATGAGCAAAATGAGACTTTCACGTCTACGCCAGATGATTTTCGGTTTTTACATGTCCGGAATTATGTCGCTGCTGATGTCCGGGGTGATCACCTTCATCAACACGGGCATCGACGGTGAATTCCACTACCGGTGGGGGCCCGCTTTTCTCGTTGCCTGGGCCGTTGCTTTTCCGCTCGTGACCTTCATCGCGCCGCTTGCCGGGAAGATGACTGAGTTCACCATGCGCAGGTTTGATTGA
- a CDS encoding DUF6279 family lipoprotein yields the protein MDTAKHGAPGFSKPFVLILVLAFALVACSSTKLAYRYADWGIVWWVEDYVTLTADQKQQLNNDIEQLRQWHCSAELPRYQAWLDELESDVASSPPDQATVEYHQQQLFGFFPSLLERATPVAANLLSSLSDEQVNELAENMAQSQREMEEEFLADSPEATAEARAERTAERVERWLGNLNNKQRDIVRQWSANRGAQTEIWLQGRRNWQLALLEALERRNEPTFGAELEYLILNSEEVRGEDYKAMMAESRAAMASLMHDMITAGDAATLAHLQNRAVELNSDFAALTCSPA from the coding sequence ATGGATACTGCCAAACACGGGGCACCCGGCTTTTCCAAACCGTTTGTCCTAATTCTGGTACTGGCGTTTGCTCTGGTTGCCTGCAGTTCAACCAAGCTCGCTTATCGATACGCGGACTGGGGCATCGTGTGGTGGGTAGAAGACTACGTGACACTGACGGCCGACCAGAAACAGCAGCTAAACAACGATATCGAGCAACTGCGCCAATGGCATTGCAGTGCCGAGTTGCCCCGCTACCAGGCATGGCTGGATGAGCTTGAGTCGGACGTAGCCAGTAGCCCGCCCGATCAGGCCACTGTCGAGTACCACCAGCAACAGCTTTTCGGTTTCTTCCCCAGTCTTTTGGAGCGGGCAACACCGGTGGCGGCAAATCTGCTTTCAAGTCTGAGCGACGAGCAGGTCAACGAGTTGGCGGAAAACATGGCTCAGAGTCAGCGGGAAATGGAAGAGGAGTTTCTGGCCGATTCCCCGGAAGCGACTGCCGAGGCCCGGGCCGAAAGGACAGCAGAGCGGGTTGAGCGTTGGTTGGGGAATCTGAACAACAAGCAGCGCGACATCGTGCGGCAATGGTCTGCCAACCGGGGCGCCCAGACTGAAATCTGGCTGCAGGGCCGAAGGAACTGGCAATTGGCCTTACTTGAGGCACTTGAAAGAAGAAACGAGCCGACGTTTGGGGCAGAACTGGAATACCTGATTCTCAATTCCGAGGAAGTGCGGGGCGAGGATTACAAAGCCATGATGGCAGAAAGTCGGGCGGCCATGGCCTCGCTGATGCATGACATGATAACGGCAGGTGACGCTGCAACGCTTGCCCACCTTCAGAACCGGGCGGTAGAGCTCAACAGTGACTTTGCAGCGCTTACCTGCTCACCAGCCTGA
- a CDS encoding SDR family oxidoreductase yields MSSKNLFDLTGKVALITGASRGIGESIARTLAEYGAHVIVSSRKIDGCEAVASSIRDAGGSAEAYACHIGEMDQIDSIWAHIEQTHGKLDILVNNAAANPYFGPVEDTDLGAFNKTVDVNIRGYFFMCARGAQMMKKAGGGSIVNVASVNGVNPGHYQGIYSVTKAAVISMTKSFAMELGQQKIRVNALLPGLTDTKFASALTTNEAIKKQAMAHIPMKRVADPSEMAGTVLYLVSDASSYTTGACINADGGYLTV; encoded by the coding sequence ATGAGCAGCAAGAACCTGTTTGATCTGACTGGCAAGGTTGCCCTGATTACCGGCGCCAGCCGTGGCATCGGCGAGAGCATTGCCCGGACCCTGGCCGAGTACGGCGCGCACGTGATCGTCAGCAGTCGCAAGATTGATGGTTGCGAAGCCGTTGCCAGCAGCATCCGGGATGCCGGCGGCAGCGCCGAAGCCTACGCCTGCCACATCGGTGAGATGGATCAGATCGACAGCATCTGGGCCCACATTGAGCAGACCCACGGCAAACTGGACATTCTGGTAAACAACGCTGCCGCCAATCCCTACTTTGGGCCGGTTGAAGATACCGATCTGGGTGCCTTCAACAAAACCGTGGATGTGAATATCCGGGGCTATTTCTTCATGTGTGCCCGGGGCGCCCAGATGATGAAGAAAGCCGGTGGCGGTTCCATCGTGAATGTTGCTTCCGTGAACGGGGTTAATCCGGGGCACTACCAGGGAATTTACTCGGTCACCAAGGCCGCTGTGATCTCCATGACCAAATCGTTTGCCATGGAGCTGGGGCAGCAGAAGATTCGCGTGAATGCGCTATTGCCAGGGCTGACCGATACCAAGTTCGCCAGCGCCCTCACTACCAATGAGGCGATCAAGAAGCAGGCCATGGCGCATATCCCGATGAAGCGTGTGGCTGATCCAAGCGAGATGGCCGGTACCGTGCTTTATCTGGTGTCTGATGCTTCGAGCTATACCACGGGCGCCTGCATTAATGCGGATGGTGGTTACCTGACAGTCTGA
- a CDS encoding histidine phosphatase family protein: MATIYLVRHGQASFGKENYDQLSSTGWEQGRVLGRWLAGKVEPAAIFGGDLERHRETVEAIATGYGSALPDMQVAPGFNEFDHATVVARYRPEWSDRAVMARDLKAFPKPAKAFQEAFVHAVHRWASGEHDHEYEESWPEFKARVLAAFEDMVEYADGGDVLVATSGGPISVIAQHLLGLDDARALGLNEVIANTSVSRVLYSGPRRSLAVFNNYSHLEADDPALVTFR, translated from the coding sequence ATGGCGACGATTTATCTGGTTCGCCACGGCCAGGCCAGTTTCGGCAAGGAGAACTACGACCAGCTGTCTTCCACCGGCTGGGAGCAGGGCAGGGTGCTTGGCCGCTGGCTGGCTGGCAAAGTGGAACCCGCAGCGATTTTCGGAGGCGATCTGGAACGCCACCGGGAAACGGTGGAAGCCATCGCCACCGGCTACGGCAGCGCACTGCCGGATATGCAGGTGGCCCCGGGCTTTAACGAGTTCGACCACGCGACGGTGGTTGCACGATACCGCCCGGAGTGGAGTGACCGTGCAGTGATGGCTCGGGATCTCAAGGCGTTCCCGAAACCGGCCAAAGCCTTCCAGGAGGCCTTCGTGCATGCGGTACATCGTTGGGCCTCGGGTGAGCATGACCATGAGTACGAGGAAAGCTGGCCCGAATTCAAGGCCCGGGTTCTCGCTGCGTTCGAGGACATGGTCGAGTACGCCGATGGGGGTGACGTACTGGTGGCCACCTCGGGCGGACCGATCTCAGTGATTGCGCAGCATTTGCTTGGCCTGGACGATGCCCGGGCACTTGGCCTGAATGAGGTGATCGCGAATACCAGTGTTTCGAGGGTCCTTTATTCCGGCCCCCGGCGCAGCCTGGCCGTTTTTAATAACTACAGCCACCTGGAAGCGGATGACCCCGCCCTGGTGACATTCCGATAG
- a CDS encoding phosphotransferase family protein, translating to MTQIDQAVDIREGEELDAGAVDRFMKAAIPDLQGEPEIRQYPGGASNLTYQVDYGDRSYVLRRPPFGKIAKSAHDMLREAKVMRALKPVYPYVPNVIAICDDHDVLGCDFYVMERLKGIILRQDFPKDFELSEADTRKLCLNVIDKLVDLHRVDAKAAGLDKLGKGEGYVQRQIGGWSDRFRKARTDDVGDFEQVMGWLNDKMPEDIAQVVIHNDFRFDNVVLNPDNPFEVIGVLDWEMATIGDPLMDLGNSLAYWIEADDEGPFQMLRRQPTHRPGMLTRKEVVEYYMEQSGFKVDNFDFYEIYGLFRLAVIIQQIYYRFYHGQTKDKRFAAFGHAANYLEKRCQRLIAESTL from the coding sequence ATGACCCAGATCGACCAGGCCGTGGACATCCGGGAAGGTGAGGAACTGGACGCCGGCGCGGTAGACCGGTTCATGAAAGCGGCGATTCCGGACCTGCAAGGCGAGCCGGAGATTCGTCAATACCCGGGTGGCGCCTCCAATCTGACCTACCAGGTGGATTACGGTGATCGCTCTTATGTTCTGCGCCGGCCGCCGTTTGGCAAGATCGCCAAGTCCGCCCACGACATGCTGCGCGAGGCGAAGGTTATGCGGGCGCTCAAGCCGGTCTATCCCTACGTGCCCAACGTCATTGCCATCTGCGATGATCACGACGTGCTGGGTTGCGATTTCTACGTGATGGAGCGGTTGAAGGGCATTATCCTGCGCCAGGACTTTCCGAAGGATTTCGAGCTCAGTGAAGCCGATACCCGCAAGCTTTGCCTGAATGTGATCGACAAGCTGGTGGATCTTCACCGGGTTGATGCCAAAGCCGCAGGCCTGGACAAGCTGGGCAAAGGCGAGGGTTATGTGCAACGCCAGATTGGCGGCTGGAGTGACCGCTTCCGCAAGGCCCGCACCGACGATGTGGGCGACTTTGAGCAGGTCATGGGCTGGCTCAACGACAAGATGCCCGAAGACATTGCCCAGGTGGTGATCCACAACGATTTCCGCTTCGACAACGTGGTGCTGAATCCGGACAACCCTTTCGAGGTGATCGGCGTGCTGGACTGGGAGATGGCCACCATCGGTGATCCGCTGATGGATCTGGGTAATAGCCTGGCCTACTGGATCGAGGCCGACGACGAAGGCCCGTTCCAGATGCTGCGCCGGCAGCCGACCCATCGCCCGGGCATGCTCACCCGCAAGGAAGTGGTGGAGTATTACATGGAGCAGTCCGGCTTCAAGGTCGACAACTTCGACTTCTATGAGATCTACGGCTTGTTCCGGCTTGCGGTGATTATCCAGCAGATCTATTACCGGTTCTATCATGGCCAGACCAAAGACAAGCGGTTCGCGGCCTTTGGTCATGCAGCCAATTACCTTGAGAAGCGCTGCCAGCGACTGATTGCGGAGAGCACCCTGTAA
- a CDS encoding SDR family oxidoreductase, giving the protein MTQRVFITGGASGLGRAIALRYAKEGAKVCIGDINPEQGVGVEKEINAAGGEGYFVECDVRRLTDFEKVRDDLVKKWGGVDVMVNNAGVASAGSIEDTTMADWEWILDINVLGVVRGCKAFTPQFKQQGSGAFVNVASMAGLMLAPLMDSYNVTKAGVIALSETLSQELRDAGIHVSCVCPAFFQTNLTSSMRSDIPGIQQNVNKLMKRSTVTAEDVAEDIFRSVNNKSFWVLPHAKERRMWMLKRHAPKAFDWLMHQESKRWMSKMGGSKA; this is encoded by the coding sequence ATGACACAACGAGTATTCATAACCGGCGGAGCCAGCGGCCTCGGCCGGGCGATTGCATTACGGTATGCCAAAGAAGGCGCGAAAGTCTGCATCGGCGACATCAATCCGGAGCAGGGCGTTGGTGTTGAGAAAGAGATCAACGCCGCCGGGGGCGAGGGCTACTTCGTTGAGTGTGATGTTCGACGGCTGACGGACTTTGAGAAGGTTCGGGATGATCTGGTGAAGAAATGGGGTGGCGTCGATGTGATGGTGAACAACGCCGGCGTGGCCTCGGCCGGTTCCATCGAGGACACCACCATGGCGGACTGGGAGTGGATTCTCGATATCAACGTGCTCGGCGTCGTTCGCGGCTGTAAGGCGTTTACACCGCAGTTCAAGCAGCAGGGCTCCGGGGCCTTTGTAAATGTGGCTTCGATGGCAGGGTTGATGCTCGCGCCATTGATGGATAGCTACAATGTGACCAAGGCTGGCGTGATCGCCCTGTCCGAGACACTCAGCCAGGAGCTTCGGGATGCCGGTATTCATGTGAGCTGCGTGTGCCCGGCGTTTTTCCAGACCAATCTGACCAGCAGCATGCGTTCAGATATTCCCGGCATTCAGCAGAACGTGAACAAGCTGATGAAGCGCTCCACGGTAACCGCCGAGGATGTGGCCGAGGATATTTTCCGTTCGGTGAACAACAAGAGCTTCTGGGTGCTGCCCCACGCCAAGGAGCGTCGCATGTGGATGCTCAAGCGCCATGCGCCCAAGGCGTTTGACTGGCTGATGCACCAGGAAAGCAAGCGCTGGATGAGCAAGATGGGTGGCAGCAAGGCCTGA
- a CDS encoding acyl-CoA dehydrogenase family protein, giving the protein MDFNISERGQDYLNRVKQFMKDEIFPIEEQYHKELASLDNRWVVLPIIRELKEKAKAQGLWNMFFPDDKYGCGLLNSDYALIAEETGRSFIAPEIFNCNAPDTGNMEVLIHYGSEEQKADWLPRLLSGEIRSAFCMTEPAVASSDATNMEATAVIEGDEVVLNGRKWWSTGIGHPDCKVAIFMGLTDPDAHKHRRHSMVLVPLDTPGVKIERMLPVFGEYDEPYGHGEVLFDNVRLPKSAFIAGPGRGFEIAQGRLGPGRVHHCMRAIGAAERTLEILIKRATSREAFGRPIAKLGGNPDIIANARMAIEQARLLTLKCAWALDTKGIMGALQEVSMIKAVIPSMLQTIVDQAIQIHGGAGVSDDDFPLTQLFAYARVLRLADGPDEVHRAMVARLELRKYKS; this is encoded by the coding sequence ATGGATTTCAATATTTCCGAGAGAGGCCAGGATTATCTCAACCGCGTGAAGCAGTTCATGAAGGATGAGATTTTTCCCATTGAAGAGCAGTACCACAAGGAGCTTGCCTCCCTGGATAACCGCTGGGTGGTGCTCCCGATCATCCGGGAGCTGAAGGAAAAGGCCAAAGCCCAGGGCCTCTGGAACATGTTCTTTCCGGACGACAAATACGGCTGCGGCCTGCTGAACTCCGACTATGCCCTGATTGCCGAGGAAACCGGGCGCAGCTTTATTGCGCCGGAGATCTTCAACTGCAACGCGCCGGATACGGGCAATATGGAAGTACTGATCCACTACGGCTCTGAAGAGCAGAAAGCCGATTGGTTGCCGCGTTTGCTAAGTGGTGAGATTCGCTCCGCCTTCTGCATGACCGAGCCGGCGGTAGCCTCCTCCGATGCCACCAATATGGAAGCCACCGCCGTTATTGAAGGCGACGAAGTTGTTTTGAACGGTCGCAAATGGTGGAGTACCGGCATCGGACACCCTGATTGCAAGGTTGCCATCTTCATGGGGCTGACGGATCCCGATGCCCACAAGCACCGTCGCCACTCGATGGTGCTGGTGCCGCTGGACACCCCGGGCGTCAAGATTGAGCGCATGCTGCCGGTATTCGGTGAATACGATGAGCCCTATGGCCATGGCGAGGTACTGTTTGACAACGTCCGGCTGCCTAAGAGCGCATTCATTGCTGGCCCGGGACGCGGCTTCGAGATTGCCCAGGGTCGTCTGGGGCCAGGCCGCGTTCACCATTGCATGCGTGCGATCGGCGCGGCCGAGCGCACGCTGGAGATTCTGATCAAGCGGGCCACCAGTCGTGAGGCTTTCGGGCGTCCGATCGCCAAACTGGGTGGCAATCCGGATATCATCGCCAATGCCCGTATGGCCATTGAGCAGGCCCGCCTGCTGACGCTGAAATGCGCCTGGGCACTGGATACCAAGGGCATCATGGGGGCGCTTCAGGAAGTCTCCATGATCAAGGCCGTAATTCCGTCCATGCTGCAGACCATTGTCGATCAGGCCATTCAGATTCATGGTGGGGCCGGGGTCAGTGATGACGACTTCCCGCTGACGCAATTGTTCGCCTATGCTCGGGTTCTGCGGCTGGCCGATGGGCCCGACGAGGTGCATCGGGCTATGGTGGCTCGTCTGGAGCTTCGAAAGTACAAATCCTGA
- a CDS encoding LysR family transcriptional regulator: MALNRLDLNLLHVFDTIYREGSLTRAARALHLTQPAVSHSLSRLRDHFDDLLFTRQGNQMVPTPLARRFLESMRPGLTQIQGAVNQFHAFDPATQRKTYSLGLRDILESTFLPRLMKRLEAYPELEIVSQRVARRDMETQLAAGKLDFAVDVLLPVSNQTSHELLRRDRLVVLAREDHPLTEAALDMEGYLSAKHVLVSSRTEGPGIEDFELSRLGVQRNIRLRCQHYYAACRVVEETDLLLTMPEAYARIIAERANIRIMDPPADLPSIDVHLYWHKAYEREPALIWFREQLKAIS, encoded by the coding sequence ATGGCCCTTAACCGCCTGGACCTGAACCTGCTGCACGTCTTCGACACCATCTATCGGGAAGGAAGCCTGACCCGCGCGGCCAGGGCGCTGCATCTGACCCAGCCGGCCGTCAGTCATTCACTATCCAGGCTGAGGGATCATTTTGATGACCTACTGTTTACCCGCCAGGGCAATCAGATGGTGCCAACACCTTTGGCCCGCCGGTTCCTCGAATCCATGCGCCCAGGTCTCACCCAGATCCAGGGCGCGGTGAACCAGTTTCATGCTTTTGATCCGGCGACTCAGCGCAAAACCTATTCCCTGGGACTGCGGGACATCCTGGAATCCACTTTCCTGCCCCGCTTGATGAAACGTCTTGAAGCCTATCCGGAGTTGGAGATTGTGAGCCAGCGTGTCGCGCGGCGCGACATGGAGACGCAGCTGGCCGCGGGCAAACTGGATTTTGCGGTGGATGTGCTGCTTCCGGTCAGCAACCAGACCTCCCATGAACTACTGCGGCGTGACCGCCTGGTAGTGCTGGCCCGAGAGGATCACCCGCTGACAGAGGCGGCTTTGGACATGGAAGGATACCTGTCCGCAAAGCACGTGCTGGTGTCGTCACGGACCGAGGGACCCGGAATAGAAGACTTCGAACTATCCAGACTGGGGGTTCAGCGCAACATCCGGCTAAGGTGCCAGCATTACTACGCCGCTTGCCGAGTGGTGGAGGAAACCGATCTTCTCCTGACAATGCCGGAGGCCTATGCCCGCATTATTGCCGAGCGGGCCAACATCCGGATCATGGACCCGCCGGCGGACCTGCCGTCCATCGACGTGCACCTGTATTGGCATAAGGCTTATGAAAGAGAGCCAGCTCTGATCTGGTTCCGGGAGCAGCTGAAAGCGATCAGTTGA
- a CDS encoding EAL domain-containing protein — translation MNQPAVLFDESHCEQCACGAGLDFSFSFAFQPIVDVINKSVFAYEALVRGTEGEGAMSVLSKVNEHNRYAFDQVCRVKAVKLAARLGMDTMLSINFMPNAVYRAEYCIRTTLAAAKTYDFDTRKIIFELTEDEALNSTSVEHLVSIIEAYQEMGFSTAIDDFGAGFSRYNIMMASPPNLLKLDMALVRNIHNEPNKQAVVAGIITMMKQLGGEIIAEGVETKEEYFWLRSQGINLYQGYLFAKPGFECLPEPVFPA, via the coding sequence GTGAACCAACCCGCCGTACTTTTTGATGAGTCTCATTGTGAGCAATGTGCCTGTGGAGCGGGACTGGATTTTTCCTTCAGCTTCGCATTTCAGCCAATAGTCGATGTTATCAACAAATCTGTTTTTGCCTATGAAGCACTGGTGAGGGGCACGGAAGGTGAGGGCGCAATGAGCGTTCTCTCTAAGGTAAATGAGCACAATCGCTATGCGTTTGATCAGGTATGCCGGGTGAAGGCGGTAAAGCTGGCCGCCAGGCTGGGCATGGACACGATGCTCAGCATCAATTTCATGCCGAATGCGGTCTACCGGGCCGAATACTGTATTCGTACAACCCTGGCAGCGGCCAAGACCTACGATTTCGATACCCGTAAAATCATTTTCGAGCTGACCGAGGACGAGGCGCTTAACTCAACCTCGGTCGAACACCTCGTGTCCATCATCGAGGCTTACCAGGAAATGGGGTTCAGTACCGCCATTGATGACTTTGGCGCCGGCTTTTCGCGCTACAACATTATGATGGCGAGCCCGCCCAATCTCCTTAAACTGGATATGGCTTTGGTTCGTAATATTCATAACGAACCGAACAAGCAGGCGGTGGTGGCTGGAATCATCACGATGATGAAACAGCTGGGCGGTGAGATTATTGCCGAGGGCGTCGAAACGAAGGAAGAGTATTTCTGGCTTCGCTCCCAGGGCATCAATCTCTACCAGGGCTATCTATTTGCCAAACCGGGTTTTGAATGCCTTCCGGAGCCCGTGTTCCCGGCTTAA